The genomic region ACCGACCTGGGCGATCTCCTTCTTGTCCTTGATCGGCTTCGAGAGCTTCTTGATCTCTTGCACGACAGTTTCGAGGGCCTGCTCGATGCCGCGTTTCAGTTCCATCGGATCATGACCGGCGGTGACGAGCTTGACACCCTCGCGGTAGATCGCCTGCGCCAGCACGGTGGCGGTCGTGGTGCCGTCACCGGCCGTGTCGGAAGTCTTGGAGGCGACTTCACGCACCATCTGGGCGCCCATGTTCTCGAACTTGTCCTCGAGTTCGATCTCCTTGGCCACCGTCACGCCGTCCTTGGTCACGGTAGGGGAACCGAAGGTCTTTTCAATAATGACGTTGCGGCCCTTGGGACCGAGAGTGACCTTGACGGTGTTCGCCAGGCGGTTCACGCCTTCCAG from Deltaproteobacteria bacterium harbors:
- the groEL gene encoding chaperonin GroEL (60 kDa chaperone family; promotes refolding of misfolded polypeptides especially under stressful conditions; forms two stacked rings of heptamers to form a barrel-shaped 14mer; ends can be capped by GroES; misfolded proteins enter the barrel where they are refolded when GroES binds; many bacteria have multiple copies of the groEL gene which are active under different environmental conditions; the B.japonicum protein in this cluster is expressed constitutively; in Rhodobacter, Corynebacterium and Rhizobium this protein is essential for growth), coding for MAKQIIYDTSARAKILEGVNRLANTVKVTLGPKGRNVIIEKTFGSPTVTKDGVTVAKEIELEDKFENMGAQMVREVASKTSDTAGDGTTTATVLAQAIYREGVKLVTAGHDPMELKRGIEQALETVVQEIKKLSKPIKDKKEIAQVG